A region of Arabidopsis thaliana chromosome 5, partial sequence DNA encodes the following proteins:
- the DUR3 gene encoding urea-proton symporter DEGRADATION OF UREA 3 (DUR3) (DEGRADATION OF UREA 3 (DUR3); CONTAINS InterPro DOMAIN/s: Sodium/solute symporter, subgroup (InterPro:IPR019900), Sodium/solute symporter (InterPro:IPR001734); Has 9388 Blast hits to 9377 proteins in 1702 species: Archae - 173; Bacteria - 6389; Metazoa - 719; Fungi - 340; Plants - 51; Viruses - 0; Other Eukaryotes - 1716 (source: NCBI BLink).): MATCPPFDFSTKYYDGDGGCQRQSSFFGGTTVLDQGVGYAVILGFGAFFAVFTSFLVWLEKRYVGARHTSEWFNTAGRNVKTGLIASVIVSQWTWAATILQSSNVAWQYGVSGPFWYASGATIQVLLFGVMAIEIKRKAPNAHTVCEIVKARWGTATHIVFLVFCLATNVVVTAMLLLGGSAVVNALTGVNLYAASFLIPLGVVVYTLAGGLKATFLASYVHSVIVHVALVVFVFLVYTSSKELGSPSVVYDRLKDMVAKSRSCTEPLSHHGQACGPVDGNFRGSYLTMLSSGGAVFGLINIVGNFGTVFVDNGYWVSAIAARPSSTHKGYLLGGLVWFAVPFSLATSLGLGALALDLPISKDEADRGLVPPATAIALMGKSGSLLLLTMLFMAVTSAGSSELIAVSSLFTYDIYRTYINPRATGRQILKISRCAVLGFGCFMGILAVVLNKAGVSLGWMYLAMGVLIGSAVIPIAFMLLWSKANAFGAILGATSGCVFGIITWLTTAKTQYGRVDLDSTGKNGPMLAGNLVAILTGGLIHAVCSLVRPQNYDWSTTREIKVVEAYASGDEDVDVPAEELREEKLRRAKAWIVKWGLVFTILIVVIWPVLSLPARVFSRGYFWFWAIVAIAWGTIGSIVIIGLPLVESWDTIKSVCMGMFTNDRVMKKLDDLNHRLRALTMAVPEAEKIYLLELEKTKKNDEEG, from the exons atgGCTACATGTCCTCCTTTCGATTTCTCGACCAAATATTACGATGGTGACGGCGGATGCCAGAGGCAGAGCAGCTTCTTCGGAGGCACGACGGTGCTCGATCAAGGCGTTGGCTACGCCGtgattcttggttttggtGCTTTCTTTGCCGTCTTCACATCTTTTTTG GTATGGTTAGAAAAACGATATGTGGGAGCTCGTCATACATCGGAATGGTTCAATACAGCGGGAAGAAACGTTAAGACAGGACTTATTGCAAGTGTCATTGTATCACAG TGGACATGGGCTGCGACCATACTGCAAAGTTCAAACGTAGCATGGCAGTATGGGGTTAGTGGACCGTTTTGGTACGCTAGTGGAGCCACCATACAG GTGCTGTTGTTTGGTGTGATGGCGATTGAGATAAAAAGAAAGGCTCCTAATGCTCACACGGTCTGCGAAATCGTGAAGGCTCG tTGGGGAACCGCAACACATATagtgtttttggtgttttgtttgGCGACAAACGTCGTTGTGACGGCGATGCTCTTGCTCGGCGGCTCTGCTGTGGTGAATGCTCTAACCGGAGTGAATCTATACGCCGCAAGCTTTCTCATTCCTCTCGGCGTCGTTGTCTATACTTTGGCTGGAGGACTTAAAGCTACTTTCCTCGCAAGCTACGTTCACTCCGTTATAG TTCACGTGGCTCTAGTCGTCTTTGTGTTTCTGGTCTACACATCGAGTAAAGAGCTTGGCAGTCCGTCCGTGGTCTATGACCGACTAAAAGATATGGTCGCTAAGTCAAGGTCATGCACTGAGCCACTCTCGCACCACGGTCAAGCTTGTGGTCCGGTTGATGGCAACTTTAGAGGCTCCTATCTCACCATGTTGAGCTCTGGCGGCGCTGTCTTCGGTCTCATCAACATTGTCGGAAACTTCGGCACTGTCTTCGTAGATAAT GGTTATTGGGTGAGTGCAATAGCTGCTCGGCCTTCGTCGACCCACAAAGGGTATTTGCTTGGTGGACTCGTGTGGTTCGCTGTACCGTTCTCTCTAGCTACCTCGTTAGGTCTCGGCGCACTAGCCCTTGACTTGCCTATATCTAAGGACGAGGCTGACCGAGGTTTGGTTCCACCTGCCACAGCCATTGCTCTCATGGGTAAATCAGGATCCTTGCTTCTACTCACTATGCTATTTAT GGCTGTAACATCGGCTGGTTCTTCCGAGCTAATTGCAGTCTCATCGCTCTTTACATATGACATCTACCGAACATACATAAACCCTAGAGCAACCGGTAGACAAATCTTGAAAATCTCAAGATGCGCTGTTCTTGGATTTGGTTGTTTCATGGGGATTCTTGCAGTGGTCTTGAACAAAGCTGGTGTTTCACTTGGATGGATGTATCTCGCAATGGGAGTACTCATTGGTTCTGCGGTCATTCCCATTGCTTTCATGCTCTTGTGGAGTAAAGCCAATGCCTTTGGTGCAATTCTTGGAGCGACCTCGGGTTGTGTTTTTGGGATCATTACTTGGCTAACTACCGCAAAGACACAGTACGGACGCGTTGATCTTGATAGCACCGGGAAAAATGGCCCTATGTTAGCTGGTAACCTCGTTGCGATTCTAACAG GGGGGTTGATCCATGCGGTGTGTAGTCTAGTCCGGCCACAGAATTACGATTGGTCGACGACGAGGGAGATCAAAGTAGTGGAAGCGTATGCTTCAGGGGACGAAGATGTTGATGTTCCTGCCGAAGAgctaagagaagagaagctgagAAGAGCCAAAGCTTGGATTGTGAAATGGGGTCTTGTCTTCACTATCCTCATTGTTGTCATTTGGCCAGTTCTCTCTCTCCCAGCTC GCGTATTTAGCAGAGGATATTTCTGGTTTTGGGCAATTGTGGCAATAGCTTGGGGAACTATAGGATCCATCGTGATCATTGGTTTGCCATTGGTGGAAAGTTGGGACACGATCAAGAGTGTTTGTATGGGAATGTTCACAAACGATAGGGTGATGAAAAAGCTTGACGACTTGAACCATAGGCTTCGAGCTTTAACCATGGCTGTGCCAGAAGCTGAGAAGATATATTTGCTTGAACTTGAGAAGACCaagaaaaatgatgaagaaggttGA
- the CLPP4 gene encoding CLP protease P4 (CLP protease P4 (CLPP4); FUNCTIONS IN: serine-type endopeptidase activity; INVOLVED IN: chloroplast organization, regulation of timing of transition from vegetative to reproductive phase; LOCATED IN: in 7 components; EXPRESSED IN: 22 plant structures; EXPRESSED DURING: 14 growth stages; CONTAINS InterPro DOMAIN/s: Peptidase S14, ClpP, active site (InterPro:IPR018215), Peptidase S14, ClpP (InterPro:IPR001907); BEST Arabidopsis thaliana protein match is: CLP protease proteolytic subunit 3 (TAIR:AT1G66670.1); Has 30201 Blast hits to 17322 proteins in 780 species: Archae - 12; Bacteria - 1396; Metazoa - 17338; Fungi - 3422; Plants - 5037; Viruses - 0; Other Eukaryotes - 2996 (source: NCBI BLink).): MGTLSLSSSLKPSLVSSRLNSSSSASSSSFPKPNNLYLKPTKLISPPLRTTSPSPLRFANASIEMSQTQESAIRGAESDVMGLLLRERIVFLGSSIDDFVADAIMSQLLLLDAKDPKKDIKLFINSPGGSLSATMAIYDVVQLVRADVSTIALGIAASTASIILGAGTKGKRFAMPNTRIMIHQPLGGASGQAIDVEIQAKEVMHNKNNVTSIIAGCTSRSFEQVLKDIDRDRYMSPIEAVEYGLIDGVIDGDSIIPLEPVPDRVKPRVNYEEISKDPMKFLTPEIPDDEIY; encoded by the exons ATGGGAACCCTAtctctctcatcttctctCAAACCTTCACTCGTTTCATCAAGACTCAATTCATCTTCCTccgcatcttcttcttcgtttcctaAACCAAACAATCTCTACCTCAAACCCACCAAACTCATTTCACCACCTCTCAGAACAACTTCACCATCGCCATTGAGATTCGCCAATGCTTCAATCGAGATGTCGCAGACACAGGAATCAGCTATTCGCGGAGCTGAATCTGACGTCATGGGTCTTCTCCTTAGGGAACGAATCGTCTTTCTCGGTAGTAGTATCGACGATTTCGTCGCTGATGCTATTATGAGTCAGTTGCTTCTCTTAGATGCTAAAGATCCAAAGAAAGATATCAAACTCTTTATCAATTCTCCTGGTGGTTCTCTCag tgCAACCATGGCTATATACGATGTGGTTCAGCTTGTGAGAGCTGATGTTTCGACGATTGCTCTTGGCATTGCTGCATCAACAGCTTCGATTATTCTTGGTGCGGGAACTAAAGGCAAGCGCTTTGCTATGCCCAACACGAGGATAATGATTCATCAACCTCTTGGAGGTGCAAGCGGTCAAGCTATAGATGTTGAGATTCAAGCTAAGGAAGTTATGCATAACAAGAACAATGTCACCAGCATTATCGCGGGATGTACTAGTCGATCGTTTGAGCAGGTTCTGAAAGATATTGATAGGGACCGGTACATGTCTCCAATTGAAGCAGTTGAGTATGGTTTAATTGATGGAGTTATTGATGGAGACAGCATTATTCCTCTTGAACCTGTTCCTGATAGAGTGAAACCGAGAGTAAACTACGAGGAGATTAGCAAGGATCCGATGAAATTCTTGACTCCCGAGATACCTGATGATGAGATCTACTAA